A genome region from Dromaius novaehollandiae isolate bDroNov1 chromosome 34, bDroNov1.hap1, whole genome shotgun sequence includes the following:
- the LOC135325228 gene encoding galectin-4-like codes for MAFVPAPGYQPAYNPPLPHVSPVAGGLRPGMAVYVQGVVAPNADRFRVDLGVGGADVALHLNPRFGREAVAVLNSRTGGRWGAERRRPLGPLGPGCPFELVVTVTPAAYRILLNGSDFEEFPHRLPPEQVTAVTVDGDVQLQSVTVLGGGGSFPPAAMPDVPQPIPYPQNRLPVMEQPPTFHPPVPFVATIPGGLTPKKTIVVKGFIPPDAKRFHINLRAGRGGDVLLHVNPRLGEGILVRNSQLGGRWGAEERDLPHNPLQRGAHFDLSVRCGNHRFKVFAEGRPLFSFAHRAPPGPHVDTLEVGGDVVLSYVHF; via the exons ATGGCCTTCGTCCCCGCGCCCGGCTACCAGCCCGCCTACAACCCG CCGCTGCCCCACGTGTCGCCCgtggccggggggctgcggcccggcATGGCCGTCTACGTGCAGGGCGTCGTGGCCCCCAACGCCGACAg gttcCGGGTGGACCTGGGCGTGGGGGGGGCCGACGTGGCGCTGCACCTGAACCCCCGCTTCGGGcgggaggcggtggcggtgctcaacAGCCGGacgggggggcgctggggggccgAGCGCCGCCGGCCCCTGGGACCCCTGGGCCCCGGGTGCCCCTTCGAGCTCGTCGTCACCGTCACCCCCGCTGCCTACCGG atCCTGCTGAACGGCAGCGACTTCGAGGAGTTCCCGCACCGGCTGCCGCCGGAGCAGGTCACCGCTGTCACCGTGGACGGTGACGTGCAGCTGCAGTCCGTCACCGTGCTGGGGGGCGGC GGATCGTTCCCCCCCGCCGCGATGCCG GACGTGCCGCAGCCCATCCCCTACCCGCAGAACCGCCTGCCG GTGATGGAGCAGCCGCCGACCTTCCACCCG CCCGTCCCCTTCGTGGCCACCATCCCGGGGGGGCTCACGCCCAAGAAGACCATCGTGGTGAAGGGCTTCATCCCGCCCGACGCCAAGag gttccACATCAACctgcgggcgggccgggggggggacgtgCTGCTGCACGTGAACCCCCGCCTGGGCGAGGGGATCCTGGTGCGCAACAGCCAGctgggggggcgctggggggccgAGGAGCGGGACCTGCCCCACAACCCGCTGCAGCGCGGCGCCCACTTCGAC ctgTCGGTGCGCTGCGGGAACCACCGCTTCAAGGTGTTCGCCGAGGGGCGGCCGCTCTTCTCCTTCGCCcaccgggcgccgccggggccccacGTCGACACCCTCGAGGTCGGCGGCGACGTCGTCCTCTCCTACGTCCACTTCTGA
- the ECH1 gene encoding delta(3,5)-Delta(2,4)-dienoyl-CoA isomerase, mitochondrial, with the protein MAAAVLGLRRLLGRRPGAPAGLMAGRRAAARSYETLRVTGPCERVLHVELHRPEKRNAMNPAFWREMVQCFREVAQDPSCHAVVISGAGKVFTAGLDLLEMGGEFLVTEGEDAARRAWTLRQKIHAYQESFSVLEKCPKPVIAAVHGACIGGGVDLVTACDIRYCSQDAWFQVKEVDMGLAADVGTLQRLPKIVGNQSLVNELAFTARKMMAPEALSCGLVSRVFPDKAALLQGALELAATVASKSPVAVQGTKVNLVYARDHSVPEGLRYAATWNMSMLQTEDVLKSMQAALEKKDPGEVAFAKL; encoded by the exons ATGGCGGCGGCTGTTTTGGGcctgcggcggctgctggggaGAC ggccgggggcgccggcggggctcatggcggggcggcgggcggcggcgcgcagctACGAGACGCTGCGGGTGACGGGGCCGTGCGAGCGGGTGCTGCACGTGGAGCTGCACCGCCCCGAGAAGAGGAACGCCATGAACCCCGCTTTCTGGAG gGAGATGGTGCAGTGCTTCCGCGAGGTCGCCCAGGACCCCTCCTGCCACGCCGTCGTCATCTCCGGCGCCGGGAAGGTCTTCACGGCCG GCCTCGACCTCCTGGAGATGGGCGGCGAGTTCCTGGTGACGGAGGGCGAGGACGCGGCACGGAGGGCCTGGACCCTGCGGCAGAAGATCCACGCGTACCAGGAGAGCTTCTCCGTGCTGGAGAAG TGCCCCAAGCCGGTGATCGCCGCCGTGCACGGCGCCTGTATCGGCGGAG GTGTCGACCTGGTCACCGCCTGTGACATCCGCTACTGCAGCCAGGACGCCTGGTTCCAGGTGAAG GAGGTGGACATGGGGCTGGCGGCCGACGTGGGCACCCTGCAGCGTCTCCCAAAGATCGTGGGCAACCAGAG CCTCGTGAACGAGCTGGCCTTCACCGCGCGCAAGATGATGGCCCCCGAGGCCCTGAGCTGCGGCTTGGTGAG CCGGGTGTTCCCCGACAAGGCGGCGCTGCTGCAGGGCGCCCTGGAGCTGGCGGCCACCGTGGCCTCCAAGAGCCCCGTGGCCGTGCAGGGCACCAAGGTGAACCTGGTGTACGCGCGGGACCACTCCGTCCCCGAGGGCCTGCGCTACGCG GCCACCTGGAACATGAGCATGCTGCAGACCGAGGACGTCCTCAAGTCGATGCAGGCGGCGCTGGAGAAGAAGGACCCCGGGGAGGTGGCCTTCGCCAAGCTCTAG